The segment cttattattacatgatttcaattttttactcatcaaaatattttttataaaattataaaattatttttaagatctattGAACGAGAAGACTTACAAAGAAACCTTCTCTAACGGAGGGTTATAATGGTAAAATTGAatacatgttttttgtttgttcataaaGGGAttgttgtaatttcactaggcttttgagttatttttgcatttgattgaatttggGGTACACTTTTgtattcaaaatcaagttttgagtcatttttggcaaatttcccatatattaatatagtttaaaattaaactatataaaatagaaaaatacttaaatatgataatttctaaagttgtattgaaaaagtattgaaaccttaatattttaattttgaaatttgcattcaaaagatcgcacattagaaattttgtgtttatatgaatatgaattctcaataataaatatttatattaaaatatactatatatctatatagtATATCTGTatcattgaaatttagttatataccatataaaataaataaaataattgttttaatttatttaccaaaaaaatatcgtaaataaacaagatgtaatgttttgatttatgtctttactttaatttaattatatacataatacgtaaataaatacaaataaataattatatataaaatttatttttatatataacttcaTTTCGCGCAATTGTGCGGGTTTAAGCTAGTATTGAGAATTGGagaaataaatatcattttattcTGTTCAAAGCTCAAGTTCAAGTGGACACAAAAACTATAACAATAACGCAGCTGACGGGTTAACAAAATAGGGACAAAATAACCCATTTAAACTTTCAAGGCAacgtttctttctcttttttttttgcttttgttttgtgCCAACTACTTTGAATAAATCCTCTATGAAGATGCAATTTTAGCATTGGTATTTGGCATATGAAAGAAGATGTTAAATAACTATATCTATTATTTATCCATCTTAACATTAATTGGATCCAGTTTTAAAAACAGAATTTTTGTATTCACTGATTTATGAAATATGACATTGTAATGCAATTCACAATTGCCAGTTTATGAATCTGAcacttttataaaatataaagttattGTTTTGATGAATTTTAAACTCATTAAAatcaattattcaaaattttggtttctgattttggagttatattaaaatttagtatatATCATTAGCCAAAGTTATGTATTAACGCCTACTCTTCTCGACTAGTCGTTCAAAACATTAGGTTCCGATTGACTGTATATCGATTTTACCATAGAGAACCCAAAATCTTTTTAGGCCCAAAAACTAATCCCACAAGATCTTGCATCCGAATATGCAATTAATCCATCAATATATAACACGACTAGGTGACCAAGGTGAATCAAACTCATGGCGGAAGTTCCACCGGGAGCCATTTTACAACTTGACCAACGCAACTTGGTTTAAAAGTAGATTCTTAAACTTGTTATATCTTTGATGGACTTTTAAATACAGAAAAGTTTCTATGcaaatttatcaaatatttttacaaaaatatttcaacttctaCAATCAATAAACTCTACCAAAATCCATCCCGCGCAtacctattttatttttttgttcattttttgttttgttttggaggGTTAGCAGTAGATCTCACACTCATTCTATACGCAAACCGTAACATCTTACACCGGCGGTAGTTGTGGTGAATCAGAGCCGGATATGCTCGCCTCCGAGTAGATCATGAATGCATTGAAAGTATCGTAAACCACCACGGAGAGCCAGAGAAaccagagaagaagaaggactAAAGCAAACGGCACGTAAACTACAGAGACTAACACAAGAACGGCTAGACCTCCAAATAGATGGCTTGCGTGTCCCACGATCCTTGGCACTATACCGGGACGCAGCCGCCAGTCAATGGCTTCACGGACGCGAAGAATGGCGTAGAACAAAATGAATACGCAGAAAGAGAGGAATGCTGCTTTATGTGTTTCAAAACCAGATGACTGTTGGTTTATGAGCTGAAGTAATCCTAGAATTCCGGTATTGACCATGACAACGACTTTGTGGACTGCAATGGAGTATGTGATAAACATTGACGTTTCATCGCCGGAGATTTGGAGTGTTTGGTTAGTGGTGGAGAAAGCCTCCATAGTTtctatattatatgtttttgtttgtttatctcTTCTTGATTTTCAATGTCGACATCGATCAATGCAAATTTATAAGAAGAGCAGCGCAAGGATCAATATCCGTGTATTGTTTTGTCTTATTGACTTCTATGGATCACGCTCTTACGGATAGAAGTTGGAACACAAACAGAAAGAACATTCTAAAtttcggggggggggggggcattTAAGAATGAGATTATGTGGAATGGAAATGAGTATTTTGTCACGTGTTTCTTTTAATTGTCATCTCTTCTTTTCTACACGAGAGAGAGTACACACGTACTTGTGTTCATATGCTTCTAAAAAGAAGTACATGTAACATGTGTCTTGATTGAATAATAAATA is part of the Brassica rapa cultivar Chiifu-401-42 chromosome A09, CAAS_Brap_v3.01, whole genome shotgun sequence genome and harbors:
- the LOC103840337 gene encoding uncharacterized protein LOC103840337 — protein: MEAFSTTNQTLQISGDETSMFITYSIAVHKVVVMVNTGILGLLQLINQQSSGFETHKAAFLSFCVFILFYAILRVREAIDWRLRPGIVPRIVGHASHLFGGLAVLVLVSVVYVPFALVLLLLWFLWLSVVVYDTFNAFMIYSEASISGSDSPQLPPV